A stretch of DNA from uncultured Fibrobacter sp.:
TGCGTATTCGTACAGGCCGAGCGAGAGTGCCACCGAGGCGTTGTAGGAATGGGCCTCGGGCATCATCGGGATGCGGAGTACGGCGTCGCACTGCTTGCGGATAAATGGCGGAAGGCCCACGTCTTCGCCACCGACGGCAATCACGGCCTGGTCGCTGAATTCGAATCCTGCGAGGTTCGTTTCGGTGTCGGCGTCGAGCCCAAGAATCTGGTAGCCCGCGAGCTTGAGTTCGCCGACGGCCGCTTCCAGGTTGTTCGGACGGCAAATTTTCATCTTGTCGAGTGCGCCTGCGGCAGAGCGGGCGACAGCGGGCGTGATGCCGCACATACCCTTGGCCGGAAGCATCAGAAGGTCTACGCCGAGGGCGAGCGCACTACGGATGCAGGCACCCAGGTTTCGAGGGTCTTCGATGTTGGTGCCCACGGCAATCAACTTGCGTTCGCCGTTTGCCTTTGCCTTGAAGTAGTCTTCGCGGATGTTTTCCCATACGAGAAGTTCCTTTTCGTTCAGCAGGGCGACGACGCCGTGGTGCTGCGTGGTGTAGGTGTTCAGAACTTTGGAATCCACCTGCTGGACATGTACATGAAGACGCTTGGCGAGTTTCTGCAGTTCGTAGAGCTTGGGGTTGCCCGACTGGTGCATAAAGAGTACGCGGTGAACCTGCATGGGGCTGCGTTCCAGGAGGTCGGTCACTTCGCGGATGCCGCCGATGGCTGTTTGCGGAGCGTTGTCTGGGTCGCCAAAGCTTACGCGGCGATCGCCATCGGTCTTGCGACGGGTGAATCCGTCGCGTTTGTCATCGAAGTTTTCTCGCTTTTCACCGAAACCTTCGCGCGGCTTGAAACTGTCGCGCTGTTCAAAGCCTTCTCGCGGTTCGTGGTTCCTGAAACTACGACGGTCTTCGCGGAAACCTTCGCGCTTTTCGCCGAAGTTCTCGCGATCCTTGTTGTGGCGGATGATGCCGAATTCAGTTTCTTTGTTTTTGTCGAATCTCATATATGTTCCTTATAAATTCTTCTAGAGATTGCTTCGCACTGTGTGCTCGCAATGACGTGCTAGGTGAATGCCTATGGCTTTTCCCTACAAATGATAATCTGGTGCATCTTGATGTCGGTGGGCTTTTGCGTAAGCGGTTCCACGCTAATCTGCTTGGGGGTCGCGATTCCCGCCTTGTAGGCGTTCGGGTGCTTTGCTAGGAATCGGTCGTAGTAACCCTTGCCGTGTCCGCACCGTTCACCGGTCAGGTTGAACTTGGTGCCGGGAACCAGGAACACCGTAAAGTCTCCGGTGAAAGCGGGCAGGTCGCCACGGGGTTCCATGATGCCGAACTTCCCCTTGGCGAGGTCCTTCTTGAGGCTTTGCACGTGGCAGAATTCCATGGTGGTGGGGCCGGTGCAGCGGGGGAGCAGCAGTCGCCCTTCGTCAGCGAGTTGTTCGATAATCGGCATGATGTTCGGTTCGCCTGTGAGCGGGTAGAACGCTGCCACCTTGCGTGATTCCTTGTAGCTCGGAATGGCGTGGATTTCTTCCCACGGGTTTCCGATAAGTTCTTCGCCTTCGCGCTTTTTGCGCAATATCTCGAAAAGCGGCTTGGAGCCGAAAATCACGACGAGTAAAATAGAGACGAGTAGTATTGATTCCATAAAATGCCTGCGGGGGAGGGAGCGGGCGGTTGCGTGTTGAATGTTGTGCGCTTAGTCGGGGTCTCCTACGCGCTTTGCACTGGGCAGGTTCTGCTGTAGAATTTCAGTCCAAAGGGAACGCTGCCAGTTCATCAGGTGCGCTTCTTCGAAACGGGTTTCCCACGGCATGTCACCAGGGGCTGCAAGCCAGATGAGCTGCGCCTTGTTTGCCAGCAGCGACGGGTCGAGTTCCAGTTCTTCGGCCTTTAGGTCTCGCCAGGTCTTGAGCACCGAGAGCAGGTCGGAGTTCGGCACCACCGGCGGGGGCGGGGCCTTGGGGAGGCGTTCGGGCCAGTCACTTTGCGGCAAGCTGACGGCCGCCTGTAGCATATTGATAAACGAATCCAGGCGTTCGTCGCGGAAGTTGCGCGGAAGTTTCGGTAACTTTTCCACGTTCACGTTCGGGTAGTTCGCCTCGATGCGGCGAGCGATCACGAGCATCAGTTCCACCGGCATCACCTTGTAGGGCGGACGGTCGAGTTCTTCGGCCTGCTTTTCGCGCCACTCCCAAACAGCCTTGAGGACGTTCAGTGCGCACGGTGAAAGCGGTGCCGAACCCGAAACTCTCCACGGGTCCTTTTTCGGGGGCGCCGGATGCTTCGCGTGTTCAATCAAGGCGTCGCACTGTTCGGTGAGCCATTCCATGCGGCCCGCCGCCTGCAACTTTTCGACGAGGATCGCGCAAAGTTCGTGCAGGTAGAAAGTGTCGTGGATGGCGTATTCGCACATTTCGAGTGGCAAGGGGCGCGTGGTCCAGTCGGCACGCTGATTCTCTTTCTTGAGTTCCTCGCCAAAGTATTCTCTGACCAGGTCGGCAAGCCCCAGACGATCTTCCCCTAAAATCTTCGCGGCAAGCATCGTGTCGAAAATGTGCTTCGGCGAAAATCTGTAGGTCTGCCACAGCAGTCTAAGATCGTAGTCGGCGCCGTGGAAAATGAGCGTCTGCATTGCCCGTGCCTTGAACAGGGGGGCAAGGTCCAAGCCGCAAAGAGGATCCACGATGTAATGGTGCTCGCCGATGGTAATCTGGATCAGGCAAAGACGGGTAGTGTAATGGTACATGGAATCCGCCTCGGTATCGACCGCGGCCATGTCGTACAGCTCCAAATCCGAAAGCAAATTCGCAAGCGATTCTTCGCTATCTACCAGTATGTATTTCTCGTCTTGCATGAGTCGGGTGAAATGTAATAAATTTGTTTAGAG
This window harbors:
- a CDS encoding 5-formyltetrahydrofolate cyclo-ligase — encoded protein: MESILLVSILLVVIFGSKPLFEILRKKREGEELIGNPWEEIHAIPSYKESRKVAAFYPLTGEPNIMPIIEQLADEGRLLLPRCTGPTTMEFCHVQSLKKDLAKGKFGIMEPRGDLPAFTGDFTVFLVPGTKFNLTGERCGHGKGYYDRFLAKHPNAYKAGIATPKQISVEPLTQKPTDIKMHQIIICREKP
- a CDS encoding RNA methyltransferase, encoding MRFDKNKETEFGIIRHNKDRENFGEKREGFREDRRSFRNHEPREGFEQRDSFKPREGFGEKRENFDDKRDGFTRRKTDGDRRVSFGDPDNAPQTAIGGIREVTDLLERSPMQVHRVLFMHQSGNPKLYELQKLAKRLHVHVQQVDSKVLNTYTTQHHGVVALLNEKELLVWENIREDYFKAKANGERKLIAVGTNIEDPRNLGACIRSALALGVDLLMLPAKGMCGITPAVARSAAGALDKMKICRPNNLEAAVGELKLAGYQILGLDADTETNLAGFEFSDQAVIAVGGEDVGLPPFIRKQCDAVLRIPMMPEAHSYNASVALSLGLYEYA
- a CDS encoding ribonuclease D, giving the protein MQDEKYILVDSEESLANLLSDLELYDMAAVDTEADSMYHYTTRLCLIQITIGEHHYIVDPLCGLDLAPLFKARAMQTLIFHGADYDLRLLWQTYRFSPKHIFDTMLAAKILGEDRLGLADLVREYFGEELKKENQRADWTTRPLPLEMCEYAIHDTFYLHELCAILVEKLQAAGRMEWLTEQCDALIEHAKHPAPPKKDPWRVSGSAPLSPCALNVLKAVWEWREKQAEELDRPPYKVMPVELMLVIARRIEANYPNVNVEKLPKLPRNFRDERLDSFINMLQAAVSLPQSDWPERLPKAPPPPVVPNSDLLSVLKTWRDLKAEELELDPSLLANKAQLIWLAAPGDMPWETRFEEAHLMNWQRSLWTEILQQNLPSAKRVGDPD